The DNA region ATCCGGTGTCCATACCGCCAGCATAGGGACCGGGTCCGACATCGCGGGGCCGTCAGCGGGACCGCTCAGGCGACGGCCGGCGTGGTGAGCAGCGCGTGCCGGCGCAGCCAGTCCGCGACCGCCCGGCCGATGGCGTCGGGCTGATCCTCCGGGCAGTGATGCCCGGCCGGGCCGATATTCGCCAGCTCGGCCGACGCGAAGGTCCGCATCGCCCAGTCCATCGCCTCCGGGGAGCCGAGGCCGACACCGTCCTGGACGTGCATGACCAGCTTGGGCACCGCCGGGCTGGCGGCCATCCAGGCGTCGTAGTTCTCGATGATGGCGACCACGTCGGCGGGCTCGCCTTCGAGCGGGAACTCCCTGGGCCACACCAGCATCGGCTTGCGCGACTCCGGGGTCGGGTATGGCGCGCGGTAGGCGTCGAGGGCCTCGGGAGTCAGGGTGCGGGTGGAGTTGGGAAGGTTGAATTCGATGAACATATTGCGTTCCAGCACCATCTCCTCGCCCTCGGGGGAACGGAAGCGGCGGAACAGTTCCGCGCCCTGCGGCGGCATCTCCGACCAGGTCATCGGCCGCAGGAAGGTCTCCACCACGGCGATGCCGCGCACCCGTCCGGGATGCCGTGCGGCCCAGTCCATTCCGAGCGCGCCGCCCCAGTCGTGGCCGACGATCACGACCTGCTCCAGGCCCAGCGCCTCGAACCAGGCGTCCAGGTAGCGGGCGTGATCGACGAAGCGGTAGTCGCTGTCGGGCTTGCCGGAGGCGCCCATGCCGATGAGATCCGGTGCCAGGACCCGGTCTCGCCGCTCACGTGCGGGATGACGTTGCGCCAGATGTAGGACGAGGTGGGGTTGCCGTGCAGGAAGACGACGGGGAGCTCCCCGCCGGCGTGCGTGGCGCCGGTGTCGGTGTAGTTGATGAACGAGTCCAGCACGTCGATGGTGGCCATCGTGGTGTCCTTCCGGGTGAGTTGCCTACACCTGGTTGGACACGCGCCGGGACGGCTTGTGACCGGACTCAGCTGTGACCTGGGTCATACATCGGCATGGCGCCCGGGTCCAGCGTGAGGCCCGGATGGACGCCCGGGGTCAGGCCGGTGCCGATGGCGATGCGCTGCAGCATGGCGAGCATCCGCGGCCGGTCCTCGGGCTCCAGCGGGGCGAGCAGTTCGGCGTTCAAGCGATCGGCGAGTTCGGCCGCACGGGCGATGGCCTCGCGGCCGGCGGGCAGCAGGTGCACGGCGTGGGCGCGGCGGTCGGCGGGGTGCCGGCGCCGCTCGACCAGGCCCCGCTTCTCCAAGGCGTCGATCAGGCTGACCATGACGTTGCGATGGATCCCGAGCATGTCGCACAGCTGCTGCTGCGTCCGCCCGTCGTTGGCCTCCAGCAGGCGCAGCGTGCCGTATTGCGGCGGCTTGATCCCCAGCGGCGCGAGTAGCTGGTCGAACCGGTATGCGGAGTGAGATCCCAACTGCCCCAACAGAAATGCGGCACTTTCGAACAGCGGGGAGTTCTTGGGATCAGCGTCGGTCACCCGTACAGCGTACAGCAACGCCCAAGCCATGATTGCCCTATTGCTTGATAATCACTTCAGGTGCATAGTTTGAAGTGGACCTCCACCCCACACCGAATCGAAGAGAGTTCGCAGTGGATACCGACATCACCCCCACCCTCGATCCACGCCGCTGGATCGCCTTCGCCGTCGTGCTGGCCGCCGGATTCATGGACCTGCTCGACGTCACCATCGTCAATGTCGCCGTGCCCAGCGTGCAGAAGGACCTCGGCGCGGCCTACTCCCAGATCGAATGGATCATCGCCGCCTACGTGCTGTCCTTCGCGGCCGTGCTCATCACCGGCGGCCGGCTCGGCGACATCTACGGCCGCAAACGGCTGTTCCTGCTCGGCGTGGCCGGATTCACCGCGGCCTCGCTGGCCTGCGGTCTCGCCTCCTCGCCCGCGATGCTGATCGGATCCCGATTCGTGCAGGGCGCGATGGCCGGGCTCATGGTGCCGCAGATCCTGGCCATCATCCGCGTCACCTTCCCGAAGGAGGAACGGGCCAAGGCGATCGCCGTGTACAGCGGCGTCGGCGGGTCGGCGTCCGCGGTCGGGCTGTCGCTGGGCGGACTGCTGGTCGAATGGAATCTGTTCGACCTGGGCTGGCGGCCCATCTTCCTGGTAAACGTGCCGGTCGGCCTGCTCGCACTGGGCGCGGCCGCGGTGGTCATGCGGGATTCGCGGTCCGCGCACGCGCCG from Nocardia tengchongensis includes:
- a CDS encoding haloalkane dehalogenase, which translates into the protein MGASGKPDSDYRFVDHARYLDAWFEALGLEQVVIVGHDWGGALGMDWAARHPGRVRGIAVVETFLRPMTWSEMPPQGAELFRRFRSPEGEEMVLERNMFIEFNLPNSTRTLTPEALDAYRAPYPTPESRKPMLVWPREFPLEGEPADVVAIIENYDAWMAASPAVPKLVMHVQDGVGLGSPEAMDWAMRTFASAELANIGPAGHHCPEDQPDAIGRAVADWLRRHALLTTPAVA
- a CDS encoding MarR family winged helix-turn-helix transcriptional regulator; this translates as MTDADPKNSPLFESAAFLLGQLGSHSAYRFDQLLAPLGIKPPQYGTLRLLEANDGRTQQQLCDMLGIHRNVMVSLIDALEKRGLVERRRHPADRRAHAVHLLPAGREAIARAAELADRLNAELLAPLEPEDRPRMLAMLQRIAIGTGLTPGVHPGLTLDPGAMPMYDPGHS